Proteins co-encoded in one Juglans regia cultivar Chandler chromosome 16, Walnut 2.0, whole genome shotgun sequence genomic window:
- the LOC108995745 gene encoding root phototropism protein 3-like, whose amino-acid sequence MWESESESVDGRDYGNSVLTSSKHGVKTDGFELRGQSWYVDTDIPSDLQVQVGDVYFHLHKYPLLSRSGKVNRILYESRNPELNKIVLDELPGGSDAFELAAKFCYGIAVDLTATNISGLRCAAEYLEMTEDLEEGNLIFKTEAFLSYVVLSSWRDSIAVLKSCEKLSPWAENLQIVRRCSESIAWKACANPKGIRWAYTGKPPKDSSSKWNDMDSSPSRNQQVPPDWWFEDVSLLRIDHFVRVVTAIKVKGMKFELIGAAIMHYAAKWLPGLISDAAGAGDEGISNGRNINTGSISSSWRGGLHMIVAGTKDELSTVQAKDQRMIIESLISIIPPQKDSVSCSFLLQLLRMANMLKVAPALATELEKRVGMQFEQATLADLLIPSYSKSETMYDVDLVQRLLEHFLVQEQMESSSPSRQSFSDKSMYEGSHRVANPNAKMRVARLVDSYLTEVSRDRDLSLTKFQVLAEALPESARTCDDGLYRAIDSYLKAHPMLSEHERKRLCRLMDCQKLSIDACMHAAQNERLPLRVVVQVLFSEQLKISNTIANSSLKEGGECYYQPSLSNRKSLLEGTPQSFQEGWTTAKKDINTLKFELDSVKTKYNGLQNDMENLQRQFDKLVKQKQTSAWSSGWKKLSKFTKMTGLENQNSGPQLNPAEQPRKTPRRWRNSIS is encoded by the exons AGCGTTCTTACCTCAAGCAAGCATGGGGTCAAGACTGACGGATTTGAGCTAAGGGGCCAGTCTTG GTATGTCGATACTGATATTCCTAGTGATCTTCAAGTTCAAGTTGGGGATGTTTATTTCCACTTGCACAAG TATCCCTTGCTTTCTCGGAGTGGAAAGGTGAACAGGATCCTATATGAATCAAGAAACCCGGAATTGAATAAGATTGTGCTGGATGAACTACCTGGTGGATCTGATGCTTTTGAGTTAGCTGCAAAATTCTGCTATGGAATTGCTGTTGATCTAACAGCAACCAACATCTCTGGCCTGAGATGTGCTGCAGAGTACCTTGAAATGACAGAGGACTTGGAAGAAGGCAATCTTATATTCAAAACCGAAGCATTTCTAAGCTATGTTGTTTTATCTTCATGGAGAGACTCAATAGCAGTGTTGAAAAGCTGCGAGAAGCTCTCGCCATGGGCAGAGAACCTTCAAATTGTGCGAAGGTGCAGCGAGTCTATTGCTTGGAAGGCTTGTGCCAATCCAAAAGGAATAAGATGGGCATATACTGGAAAGCCCCCAAAAGATTCCAGCTCAAAATGGAATGACATGGACTCCAGTCCCAGTAGAAATCAGCAGGTTCCTCCTGATTGGTGGTTTGAAGATGTTTCTCTCCTTAGGATTGATCACTTTGTCAGGGTCGTCACAGCAATTAAGGTTAAAGGAATGAAATTTGAACTGATTGGAGCTGCGATAATGCACTATGCAGCCAAATGGCTTCCAGGCCTGATAAGTGATGCAGCAGGGGCAGGAGACGAAGGAATTAGCAATGGCAGAAACATTAATACAGGTAGTATCAGCAGTAGTTGGAGGGGCGGGCTCCATATGATTGTGGCAGGAACTAAAGATGAGCTTTCTACTGTTCAGGCCAAAGATCAGCGGATGATCATTGAAAGCCTCATCAGTATAATTCCCCCACAGAAGGATAGTGTCTCATGCAGCTTCCTGCTTCAGCTGTTGAGAATGGCAAACATGTTGAAAGTGGCTCCTGCTTTGGCAACTGAATTGGAGAAACGAGTGGGAATGCAGTTTGAACAGGCTACATTGGCAGATCTTCTTATCCCTTCTTACAGTAAAAGTGAGACAATGTACGATGTGGATCTTGTTCAGAGACTTCTGGAGCATTTTCTAGTTCAAGAACAGATGGAAAGTTCAAGTCCGAGCAGACAATCCTTTTCTGACAAATCCATGTATGAAGGTAGTCACAGGGTTGCTAACCCAAACGCTAAGATGAGAGTGGCAAGGCTTGTTGACAGTTATCTTACAGAGGTGTCCAGAGATAGAGACCTCTCCCTCACAAAGTTCCAGGTGCTGGCCGAAGCTTTGCCTGAATCTGCAAGGACCTGTGATGACGGACTTTACAGAGCAATTGATTCATACCTCAAG GCCCATCCAATGCTTTCTGAGCATGAAAGGAAGCGACTTTGCCGTTTGATGGATTGCCAGAAGCTCTCgattgatgcatgcatgcatgctgcccAAAATGAAAGGCTTCCATTAAGAGTCGTGGTGCAAGTCCTCTTCTCTGAGCAGCTAAAGATAAGCAATACAATAGCCAACAGTTCCCTGAAAGAAGGTGGTGAATGTTACTACCAACCATCTCTTTCAAACCGGAAATCACTACTTGAAGGGACTCCACAATCATTCCAAGAAGGATGGACAACCGCCAAGAAAGACATTAACACTCTCAAGTTTGAGCTCGATAGCGTGAAAACCAAGTACAATGGGCTTCAAAATGACATGGAGAATCTGCAGAGACAATTCGATAAATTGGTGAAGCAGAAACAGACGTCAGCATGGAGCAGTGGGTGGAAGAAACTAAGCAAATTTACGAAGATGACAGGTTTAGAAAACCAGAATAGTGGGCCTCAGCTCAACCCTGCAGAACAGCCTAGAAAGACACCTAGAAGGTGGAGAAATTCAATATCCTGA